In Methanomicrobiales archaeon, the DNA window ATCGCGGTCATCTCGGGAGGTCCCGAGGGGAACTGGTAGTCGGTCACCGTCTCGACGCCGAAGCGGGAGAGGTCCTCCTTCCACCACCCCTTCTCCATGGCGGTGATGTGCGCCATCTGGTGGGTGCTGGGCTGGTAGCCGATGCGGATCTCCTTCACGGACGAGGCCGGGGTGGTTATGCACCCGGCCATCAGGGTCATGGCAGCGGCAATGATTAGCACGCCGAGAGCCAACAGTATCCTTCTCATACGAATCCCCGTATAGCTGCAGTGTATACTGGACGCGGATAGCTATTAATGATTATGCTTCTGGACTCAATTATTATTCAATTGTATTCATAATTCCGCAAATAATATACATTTGTGCAATGTGATTATTATAATTGTAGAAGACGGGGGATAGCCCCTTCCTGGCCTGGACATATGTAAAATTATATCCCGCTCTTTGACCTAGAAGTACCCATACCATGGTACAACTCGATCCCATCGACCGCCTCACCCGGGCGGCCCTGGAGTCGGACGAGCAGTTCGTCGCCACGCTGAAGGACATCCTCCGCCACGAACTCCGCATCAGCGTGCGGGAGCTGGCGGAGAGGAGCGGCATCGCCCAGAGTTCCCTCTACAAGATCCTGCACGGGAAGCGATCCCCGAACCTCTCCACGCTGCGGGCGATCAGCCGGGCGCTGCGGCAGTTCTCCCGCGCCGGCGAGGAGGAGTTCATCGGGGTCATCGCGGCGCGTCCGGTGCTGGAGGGGATCGTGGACCGCATGGCCGAGATCGACGGGAGGCGGATCCGGGTGCGGGAGTACCCGGTCCAGACGGTGGAGGACGCGATCGTGGCCGCTGTGCGGGCCGAGCGGGAGGGCGCGATCGGGATCGTCTGCGCACCCATCGTGAGCGGCACCATCGAGCACCTGGTGCGGATCCCCGTCGCGACCATCGTCCCGCGGGAGAGCATGGTGCGGGCGATCGAACTCGCCGCCCGGAAGGCGTGGCATTAATCTCGTTCTGCAGCCTTTACTACTACGGAAAAAGGGGGTTGTAACAGAGGATGCGACAGGATCAGATCCGCGCCGGACGGCTCGCGGGGGAGCGTTCCGACGCGATCACGGAGTATCTCTCATCCATGCCGGCCGACCGCTGGATAGGAAGGGCGGACGTGCTGGTGGATATCGCCCATCTGCTCATGCTGCAGCGGCAGGGGGTCGTCGCCGGTACGGCGGCCGTCCCCCTGCTCCGCCTGCTGCTGCGGCTGTACGAGGAGGGGCTCCCCGCGGAGGTCTTCGATCCGCGCTACGAGGACGTGCATGCCGGGATCGAAGCCTACCTGATCGAGCATGCGGGGGCGGACGCGGGAGGTCGGCTCCAGATCGGGCGCTCGAGGAACGACGAGGTGGCCGCCTGCATCCGCCTCCGCCTGCGGGAGGAGATCATCGCCCTGATGAAGGATCTGCTCGCGCTCCGCGAGACGATCCTCTCCCTCGCCGGCCGCCACATCGAGACGGTCATGCCGGGATTCACCCACCTCCAGGTCGCCCAGCCGACCACGCTCGCGCACCACCTGCTCGCCTACGAGCAGGCGTTCTCCCGCGACTTCGAACGCCTGCGCGACGCCTACGGCCGCGTGAACCGCTCCCCGCTCGGGGCGGCGGCCTTCGCCTCAACGGGGTACGCGATCGACCGGGCGTTCGCGGCGGAGTGCCTGGGTTTCTCGGGCATCATCGAGAACTCCATGGACGCGGTATCGACCCGCGACTTCGCCCTGGAGACGCTCTCCGCGCTCGCCGTCCTGATGACGAACGCGAGCCGGCTCGCCGAGGAGCTGATCCTCTGGTCCTCCCCCCTGATCGGCTTCGTCGAGCTCGCCGATCCCTACTGCTCCTCCAGCTCCATCATGCCCCAGAAGAAGAACCCGGACACGGCGGAGATTCTGCGCGGGAAGACGGCGACGGTCGTGGGCGACCTGACAGCGGCGCTGGCCCTCGTGAAGGCGCTGCCCATGAGCTACAACCGCGACCTGCAGGAGCTCACCCCCCGCCTCTGGGAGGGTGTCGGGGTGGTGCGGGCGAGCATCCCGCTCCTCGCCGGGATGCTCGGCACCGCCCGCTTCGATGCCGCACGGATGGAGGCGGCGGCGGGAAGCGGATTCTCCACGGCGACCGAGCTCGCCGACCGCCTGGTGCGGGAGTTCGACCTCCCCTTCCGCACCGCGCACACGATCGTGGGGAGGGCGGTACGCGGCGGTCGCCTGAACCTCGCGGAGGTGGAGAAGGCGGCCGCGGACGTTGCGGGGATCTCCCTCGCCGGGCGGGGGCTGACGGAGGAGCGCATCCGCGAGGCGCTCGACGTCCGATCGGTCGTCGCTGCGCGGAAGGCCCCCGGGGGACCGGCACCCGCCGCGGTATCGTCGGCGCTGGCGGGGCGGCATGAACTGCTAGCCGCCGACCGCCGGCACCTGGAGGGGCTCGGAGAGCAGAGCAGCCGTGCGGTGGAGGGGATGCTGGAGGCGGCCCGGAGGCTGGTCGCGTGACGGCCTCGTTCCAGGCGGGAGACCGCATCCAGTGCGCCCATGGCGGGCGGCTGCTCGACGGCACCTACATCACGGAGAGGGACGGGATGGTGGTGATCAAGCTCGGCAGCGGCTACAACATCGGGGTGCCGGGGGACTGCTGCACGTTCGTGGAGCGCCCCCGCCCGGCGAGACCGACGCCTGCGGCGGTTGAGCAGGATCCCTCCCTCCCCGAGCTCTCCATCGTCTCCACCGGGGGCACGATCGCGAGCCGCGTGGACTACCGCACGGGGGCGGTCACCAGCCAGTTCGATGCGGACGACATCCTGCGGGCCATCCCCGGCCTCGGACGCATCGCCCGTTTCCGCACCCGCCAGGTGAGCACCATCCTCTCGGAGAACATGACCCCCGCCATCTGGCAGGCCCTGGCCCGCACCATCTACGAAGAGGTGAAAGACGGTGCGGCCGGCGTGATCGTCACCCACGGCACCGACACCATGGCCTACACGGCGGCGGCCGTCTCCTTCATGGTGCGATCGCCGGTTCCCATCGTCTTCGTGGGTTCCCAGCGGTCCGCCGACCGCCCGAGCAGCGACAACGTCATGAACGCCCTCTGCAGCGCCGCCGCCGCCGCCGGCGACCTGGGCGAGGTCGCGGTGGTGATGCACGCGACATCGAGCGACGACGTCTGCGCCATCCACCGCGCGACGCGGGTGCGCAAGATGCACACCTCCCGGCGGGACGCATTCCAGAGCATCGGCATCCCCCCCATCGGGACGGTGGAGTACCCGTCGCTGCAGGTCCGTCTGCGGGAGGAAGCGGTGCGGCGGGGGTCCCTTGATCCGGCGCTCCACACCGATCTGGAGGAGAAGTGCGGGCTGCTCTACTTCTACCCCGGCATGCCCGCATCGGTGCTGGAGTGCTTCGAGGGCTACGAGGGGCTCGTGCTCGCCGGCAGCGGCCTCGGTCACGTGAGCACCCGCTGGATCGAACCGTTGAAGCGGCTGATCGACGGCGGGACCACGGTCGTCATGACCTCCCAGTGCCTCCACGGGCGGGTCTGCGATCGCGTCTACGACACCGGGCGGGACCTGCTGGCGATCGGTGTCGTCGAGGGGGAGGATATGCTCCCGGAGGCGGCGCTCGCGAAGGTGATGTGGGTGCTGGCGCGGGAGCGGGATCCGGAGGCGGTGCGGCGGCTCCTGCAGACCGATCTCGTCGGAGAGATCACGAGGTGTTCCTGCCATGGACTATGAGAGGCTGGGGCTGAAGGCGGGGATCGAGATCCACCAGCAGCTCGATACGGAGCAGAAACTCTTCTGCCGCTGCCCCACGGCGCTCCGCGAGGCGGACGAGCGGAACGGAGAGTTCTGCCGCTACCTGCGGGCAACGGAGAGCGAGATGGGCGAGATCGACCGGGCGGCGGAGGAGGAGATGATGGTGATGCGCCGTTTCCGCTACTACACCTACGACACGACCTGTCTTGTGGAGGCGGACGAGGAGCCGCCGGCGCCCATGAACCCCGAGGCGCTCGCCGTCGCGCTCACCATCGCGCGGCTCTTCTCCATGAGCCCGGTCCCGCAGGTGCACACGATGCGCAAGCTGGTCATCGACGGCTCGAACACGAGCGGATTCCAGCGCACGGCGCTGGTCGCGATGGGCGGGCTGCTCCCGAACGGGGGGGCCGTCGAGACGATCTGCCTGGAGGAGGAGGCGGCGCAGAGAATCGACGATCAGACCTTCTCCCTGGACCGCCTGGGAATACCCCTCGTCGAGATCACCACCTCGCCCTGCCTGCATACCCCCGAGGCGGTGCAGGAGACGGCGGAGTACATCGGCATGGTGCTCCGCTCCACCGGCAGGGTCAAGCGCGGCATCGGGACCATCCGCCAGGATATCAACATCTCCATCCGCGACGGGGCGAGGGTGGAGATCAAGGGCGTCCAGGACCTCGACCTCATCGCCGAGACGGTGCGGCGGGAGGTGCAGCGGCAGCAGGCGCTCCTCGCCATCCGGGACGAACTGCGGGAGCGGGGCGCCCGGGTGAGCGGGGAGGCGATCGATGTCACGGATCTCTTCAAGGGCACGAGATCGTCCATCCTGAAGAAGGCGGCAACGATCCTCGCCGTTCCCCTTCCGGGGTTCGCCGGGCTCGTGGGGCGCGAGACCCAGCCGGGGCGGAGGCTGGGGAGCGAGATGGCGGACTACGCCAGGAAGTGCGGCGTCGGCGGGATCTTCCACACGGACGAGCTGCCCGCCTACGGGATCACGGCGGGCGAGGTGGCGCGGCTCGCGGCATTCTGCGGGGCGGGACCGCAGGACGCCGTCGTGCTGGTCTCCGGCACCCCCGATCGGGCGGCGTGTGCCGCCCGGCAGGTGCAGCGGCGTGCGGCGATGGCGCTCGAGGGGGTTCCCGAGGAGACCCGCCGCATGCTCGAGGGCGGGAGTACCGCCTACATGCGCCCCCTGCCGGGCGCCGCCCGCATGTACCCCGAGACCGATGTCTTCCCCGTCGAGATCAGCGAGACCCTCTGGCGCAGCATACCGCTGCCGGAGCTGCTCACGGAGCGTGCGGAGCGGTTCACTGCCGAACTCGGTCTCGACCGGACGCTGGCGCGGCAGATCGCCTTCTCCGAGCAGCTCCCCCTCTTCGAGCGGGCGGTGGCGGAGGGCTGCCGTCCCGCCCTCGCCTGCCGCACGCTGGTCGGGACGCTCCGGGAGCTGCGGAGATCCGGCGTCGCCACGGAGCGTCTCGCCGATGCGCAGATCCTGGAGGTCCTCCGCGCCGTGGAGGAGGGGCGGGTCGCGAAGGAGGCGGTTCCCGTGGTGCTGACGGCGGTTGCCGCGGGGCAGACCGTGGATGCGGCGATCGAGCAGGCGGTCCCGCCCCTCTCCCTCCGGGAGCTGGAGGCCCTTGTCGAGTCCATCCTCTCCGATCGCTCCGCCTTCGTGCGGGAGAAGGGGCGGGCGAGCCTCGGTCCCCTGATGGGCGTCGTGATGCGGGAGGTCCGCGGGCGGGTGGACGGGAAGGTGGTGAGCGAGGTCCTGATGAAGAAGATCGGGCAGATGCTCGGGGAGTAGAGGCGGGGCGGATGCGCCCCGTCTCCCCGACAGGTATATTTATGCCCCTATCCAATGGTATAGAGAGTTTTAGCTATGGGAAAGACAGGATCAGTCAACTGGTGCCAGGTGAAGGGCGTTCACGGGCAGATCAGGCTCGTGCCGCAGAAAGAGGCGGAAGCGAAGAAACCCGGGCCGAACCAGCGCTACAAGTCGAGTGCAGCCCTCAAGAAGCTGACACGCTCCAGCGAGGGGGACGATCGGAGAGGCGGGCGGGGCGGCCGCAGACCCGGCGCTCGAGGAGGCCGCAGGGGCGGCAGCCGGGGCCAGGAAGCCGACGGCCTCACCCGGATGGTGCGGCGGCACATCGTTCGGGCGAAGTCCTCCGTTCTCGGCGCCAAGGGGAAGGCACGGAAATAATCGGGTGGCGTTCCGCCACAGAACACTTTTTTATACCGCCTCAAGAAGTATGAGTATGGATCTGCAGCAAGCGGTCAGGAGTTACTCTTTTGCGGAGCGATCGAAGTCAGAACTGTTGATAGCCTCCAAACTCCTCCTCGCACTCGTCTCCTTCTCTCCGAAGGAGAAGGAGGGGGGAAGGCGGATGATCATCTCCCTGATGGACGCCATCCGCACGGAGATCGATTTCGCCCACAACAGCACCGGCAACATCGAGTTCCAGAAGGCCATCAACCACGTGAACGAGGCGATCAGCCTCACGGAGTCCGGGCAGTTCGGGCTGGCTGCCGAGAAGGTGGCGCAGTCCATCTCCGCCGTGACCACGGTCGCCCAGGCGGCATGGCAGGTGCTGGATGAGCGTGGACTCCTCTGAGTTTCTCGCATTCCTGCATTCCCGCTCGTCGGTGCGGGAGTTCCACCCGGCGGAACTCGCCCCCTCCCAGATCGACGCCATCCTGGCGGCGGCGAGCCGCGCCCCGAGCGCGGGGAACCTGGAGGCCTGGGATGTGGTGGTGGTGACGGATGCCGAGATCCGCGGGGAGCTCTCGGAGGCGGCGCTGAGCCAGCCCCACATCGCCGAGGCTCCGGCTGTCTTCGTCGTCTGCGCCAACTACGTCCGCTCGATGTCCCGCTACGGGGAGCGGGGGATCCTCTACGCGGTGCAGGACGCCACCATCGCCGCCGCGTTCATGATGCTCGCCGCCCACGCGGAGAACCTGGGGGCCTGCTGGACCGGGGCGTTCGACGAGGAGGAGGTGCGGGGGATCCTGCAGCTGCCCCGCCACATCCGCCCGATCGTCCTGCTCGCCGTGGGGAGGCCCCGTGCACTGCCCGCGAAAACGCCGCGGATGCCGCTTGCCGAGCACGTGCACCGGGAGGTCTGGTGAGATGCCGGACTACGTGGTGACCCTGGAGTCCGCCTGGCTGGTGAAGGACGTCAAATCGCTCGACGACGCGATCAGCGTCGCGATTGCGGAGGCGGGGAAGCGCCTGAACCCCGCGACGAAGTTCGTCGAGATCGAGATGGGCATGCTCTCCTGCCCCTCGTGCGAGACGGAGCTGGGCTGCGCCCTGGTGGTGGCGGATACCGCGCTCGTGGGGCTGCTCCTCCAGATTCGGGTGTTCCGGGCGGAATCGAAGGAGCATGCCGTGCGGATCGCCAAATCGGTCGTGGGCAGGGCGGTGCGGGACGTCCCTCTCAAAGTGCAGGATGTGCAGGAAGCATGATCCACGTCGTCGGGCACACGGCGATCGACCACCTCTTCCGCATCCCGATGCTCCCGGAGAAGCACGGGTCCACGTACATCCTGGATCACCAGGTCTACTACGGGGGCGGGGCGGCGAACATCGCCGCCGGCATCGCCCGCCTGGGCGGGAGCGTGACCCTCATCAGTGCGGTCGGCGGGGACTTCCCGGGCAGCGATTACCACCGCTGGATGCAGGAGCTCGGAATCCGCACCCGTTTCTTCGTGGTGGAGGGTTCACGCACCCCGACCGCCTACATGTTCACGGAGGAGTCCGGGGCCCAGATGACCTTCTTCGACTGGGGCGCCTCGGAGACCTTCGCCTCGCAGGAGGCGGAGAGTCTGCCGTTCGTGCACCTGGCGACGGCTGACCCGGACTTCAACATGCGCGTGGCGGAGAAGAGC includes these proteins:
- a CDS encoding nitroreductase family protein is translated as MDSSEFLAFLHSRSSVREFHPAELAPSQIDAILAAASRAPSAGNLEAWDVVVVTDAEIRGELSEAALSQPHIAEAPAVFVVCANYVRSMSRYGERGILYAVQDATIAAAFMMLAAHAENLGACWTGAFDEEEVRGILQLPRHIRPIVLLAVGRPRALPAKTPRMPLAEHVHREVW
- a CDS encoding DUF555 domain-containing protein, giving the protein MPDYVVTLESAWLVKDVKSLDDAISVAIAEAGKRLNPATKFVEIEMGMLSCPSCETELGCALVVADTALVGLLLQIRVFRAESKEHAVRIAKSVVGRAVRDVPLKVQDVQEA
- the argH gene encoding argininosuccinate lyase, which translates into the protein MRQDQIRAGRLAGERSDAITEYLSSMPADRWIGRADVLVDIAHLLMLQRQGVVAGTAAVPLLRLLLRLYEEGLPAEVFDPRYEDVHAGIEAYLIEHAGADAGGRLQIGRSRNDEVAACIRLRLREEIIALMKDLLALRETILSLAGRHIETVMPGFTHLQVAQPTTLAHHLLAYEQAFSRDFERLRDAYGRVNRSPLGAAAFASTGYAIDRAFAAECLGFSGIIENSMDAVSTRDFALETLSALAVLMTNASRLAEELILWSSPLIGFVELADPYCSSSSIMPQKKNPDTAEILRGKTATVVGDLTAALALVKALPMSYNRDLQELTPRLWEGVGVVRASIPLLAGMLGTARFDAARMEAAAGSGFSTATELADRLVREFDLPFRTAHTIVGRAVRGGRLNLAEVEKAAADVAGISLAGRGLTEERIREALDVRSVVAARKAPGGPAPAAVSSALAGRHELLAADRRHLEGLGEQSSRAVEGMLEAARRLVA
- a CDS encoding DUF5350 domain-containing protein, translating into MGKTGSVNWCQVKGVHGQIRLVPQKEAEAKKPGPNQRYKSSAALKKLTRSSEGDDRRGGRGGRRPGARGGRRGGSRGQEADGLTRMVRRHIVRAKSSVLGAKGKARK
- the gatE gene encoding Glu-tRNA(Gln) amidotransferase subunit GatE, yielding MDYERLGLKAGIEIHQQLDTEQKLFCRCPTALREADERNGEFCRYLRATESEMGEIDRAAEEEMMVMRRFRYYTYDTTCLVEADEEPPAPMNPEALAVALTIARLFSMSPVPQVHTMRKLVIDGSNTSGFQRTALVAMGGLLPNGGAVETICLEEEAAQRIDDQTFSLDRLGIPLVEITTSPCLHTPEAVQETAEYIGMVLRSTGRVKRGIGTIRQDINISIRDGARVEIKGVQDLDLIAETVRREVQRQQALLAIRDELRERGARVSGEAIDVTDLFKGTRSSILKKAATILAVPLPGFAGLVGRETQPGRRLGSEMADYARKCGVGGIFHTDELPAYGITAGEVARLAAFCGAGPQDAVVLVSGTPDRAACAARQVQRRAAMALEGVPEETRRMLEGGSTAYMRPLPGAARMYPETDVFPVEISETLWRSIPLPELLTERAERFTAELGLDRTLARQIAFSEQLPLFERAVAEGCRPALACRTLVGTLRELRRSGVATERLADAQILEVLRAVEEGRVAKEAVPVVLTAVAAGQTVDAAIEQAVPPLSLRELEALVESILSDRSAFVREKGRASLGPLMGVVMREVRGRVDGKVVSEVLMKKIGQMLGE
- the gatD gene encoding Glu-tRNA(Gln) amidotransferase subunit GatD, with the protein product MTASFQAGDRIQCAHGGRLLDGTYITERDGMVVIKLGSGYNIGVPGDCCTFVERPRPARPTPAAVEQDPSLPELSIVSTGGTIASRVDYRTGAVTSQFDADDILRAIPGLGRIARFRTRQVSTILSENMTPAIWQALARTIYEEVKDGAAGVIVTHGTDTMAYTAAAVSFMVRSPVPIVFVGSQRSADRPSSDNVMNALCSAAAAAGDLGEVAVVMHATSSDDVCAIHRATRVRKMHTSRRDAFQSIGIPPIGTVEYPSLQVRLREEAVRRGSLDPALHTDLEEKCGLLYFYPGMPASVLECFEGYEGLVLAGSGLGHVSTRWIEPLKRLIDGGTTVVMTSQCLHGRVCDRVYDTGRDLLAIGVVEGEDMLPEAALAKVMWVLARERDPEAVRRLLQTDLVGEITRCSCHGL
- a CDS encoding helix-turn-helix domain-containing protein — its product is MVQLDPIDRLTRAALESDEQFVATLKDILRHELRISVRELAERSGIAQSSLYKILHGKRSPNLSTLRAISRALRQFSRAGEEEFIGVIAARPVLEGIVDRMAEIDGRRIRVREYPVQTVEDAIVAAVRAEREGAIGIVCAPIVSGTIEHLVRIPVATIVPRESMVRAIELAARKAWH